The nucleotide sequence CCGGCGAAGTGCGGAGTACCAGGCAGGTGATCAAGGAGATTGTGCTGGGCGAGGGATTCCAGTCCTTGTACAGGGGTCTCGGACCAGTCCTCCAGAGCTTATGCATTTCGAACTTTGTCTACTTCTACACATTCCACGCCCTCAAGGCGGTGGCCTCCGGTGGCTCTCCATCCCAGCACAGCGCTCTCAAGGATCTGTTCCTGGGCAGCATTGCGGGCATCATCAACGTGCTCACCACAACACCGTTTTGGGTGGTCAACACACGGTTGCGCATGCGCAATGTGGCTGGAACCTCGGATGAGGTGAACAAGCACTACAAGAGCCTGCTGGAGGGTCTCAAGTACGTGGCTGAGAAGGAAGGCATCGCCGGTCTGTGGTCGGGCACAATTCCCTCTCTGATGCTAGTCTCCAATCCCGCCCTGCAGTTTATGATGTACGAGATGCTCAAGCGCAACATAATGCGCTTCAACGGCGGCGAAATGGGCAGCCTGAGTTTCTTCTTCATCGGTGCCATTGCCAAGGCCTTCGCCACGGTGCTGA is from Drosophila suzukii chromosome 3, CBGP_Dsuzu_IsoJpt1.0, whole genome shotgun sequence and encodes:
- the PMP34 gene encoding peroxisomal membrane protein PMP34, whose amino-acid sequence is MVAPSKLSQVLSYQNFVHAVSGASGGCIAMSTFYPLDTVRSRLQLEEAGEVRSTRQVIKEIVLGEGFQSLYRGLGPVLQSLCISNFVYFYTFHALKAVASGGSPSQHSALKDLFLGSIAGIINVLTTTPFWVVNTRLRMRNVAGTSDEVNKHYKSLLEGLKYVAEKEGIAGLWSGTIPSLMLVSNPALQFMMYEMLKRNIMRFNGGEMGSLSFFFIGAIAKAFATVLTYPLQLVQTKQRHRSKESESKPSTSAGSQPRTESTLELMISILQHQGIRGLFRGLEAKILQTVLTAALMFMAYEKIAGTVVMLLKRN